GGTACAGAAATGTAAATTTCTGCAGAGTAAAGTGAATTAATGCTTTAAACTGAGCTAGTGTACAGAGGATGACTCTTGCGGCCTGGTCAGTGCCCTTGAGGAAACTGAATAAGGTAAATATAGGAGGGCCCGTGGTTAGTCATGGTACAATAAAGGCAAGTTGCAAAGAATTCTAAGTAGTGGCTAAGAGATGTAAGACAAACCAGGGCTACCTACCAGACCCACTCAACAGAGAAGGGTTACTGCAGCCTTGTGGGTATGCTGGCATATCTATGTTCATTGTAAAGGGGGATGCCTATGTGCTATAAAGGGGGCTTAGGCacgagatagctcagtggtttgagcattggcctgctaaatccagggttgtgagttcaatccttgagggggccatttagggatgtggggcaaaaattggggatttgtcctgctttgaatagggggttggactagatgacctcctgaggtcccttccaatcctgatattctatgatttaattaCGAGCATGTCACCTACAGCATCAGTACCTGGCCCAAAGGGAGATCAGGAAAGGCTCGCAGGTCTTTTCTAGCTCTATTGGGTAATTTCATCTGCTGCATGCATAATCTGGTCCCTATGCCAGGAGACTGAAAAAGAGAAGGCCAAAACACTGACAGTGGAAAACCTTTTCCAGCACACACATGTGCATTCAAACCTGCCCGCAAAATACTTCAGATGAGTTGCTCATATTTTATATGTTAACAGGGCAGAAAATGCAGCTCAGACAGTTGGGAAACAGGTGCTGAGCTCTCCCAGTAGCACAGATTTAGTCTCTACAGACGTGGAGCGGACCTGAGTATCACCACCCGCTACTTGTTCATGGCAAATGAGATAGTGGCATCACCACACAGTTTGTAAGTCCTAGTTGTCCACAGGGAAGAAACGGCCACTGCGGGCCCCTCCCCACTGTCTAGACTCAGGACAAGGAGTGAACAGGGCAGAGCTGGAACACGGTGGTGGAATGATGTAGAGCATGTTCGGCGGGTGCCACCTCTGCTCTCTGGTTGAGTAACGCGTGTGACTCAAAGCACTCTCTATTCGCACCGTTGCAATAATCTTTATACACAATATGCAGACAAATAACTCACTGCTCACTACTATTCCTGCATGAGGTAGGTGCACAGTGGGTACTAAGAATTGTGGGTAGATGCAGAAATTATGACTAAAGTGCATTTAAACCAGGCATGGCAGGGGGAGCTTGTGAACAGGTCTGCCCTAGACAATGGAACCGGTTTGCTTTTCTGGCTCGCCTTGTCATCAAGCAGAGACAATGCAAGTCCACTGACAGATCAGGTAAATATGATGCCCACAGGTGAGGTAGGAGACAGCACAGGGTGGCCCATGGTGCAGGCAGAACACACAGatgcttgtttttaaaagagacatttaatattttaataaccTTTCAAATTTAATACAATACTGATAAAAGGTGCCCCAGTGACAGCCCTTCAGAACAAACTGTTTATTCACAGATCAAGGGATGCTGCACAGCAGGTCCGGCCCCCCCACCTCCATGTGCCTGCCCTGTCCTgcagagccccaccccagagctggaagGGTGAGTTCAATCTCCATGACTTCTGGGCAGAGACTGACAATCAGGAGGCCACTTAGGatcagctggggagctggcccaGGGAGGAGGGGACCCGTGGCTCACAAGGAAGAGGCTATGAAGGGGGGAGTGTTGGGGAAGGTGAGGGACTGTCCCAAGGCTCAGACACGCTGGGCAAGGGCTGTACTTGAACCAGACACTGGCCATGCAGCTCAGGGCAGACCGAGGGCGAGCTCCTCTCAGACATTctctcctgctcccttctcctggGGCCCCATCCACACCACTGCTCCGGGCTCCCTTTGAATTGGGAGGGCATTGGGGGAACCCGTACAGCCCCACACTGCCGTATCCCCACCCACTGGAGCCTGCCCCTGGGTCTGCCCCACCCTCTGACTATGGCTCCCTTGGCATTATTTTTGCTCTGCTTAAAAAACCCCCGTGAGATGTTAGCTAAAAAATATCTCCCTGACATATTTCAAAGCATCATCTTTGTCGTCCTCCATGTCTGTCCTGCTAGCACATCCCAAAGCATCTGGCTGTGCATGGGACTCGGGGCCTGGCCTGGGCATGCTGGCCCCGCCACTGCTTGCTGGACTCCACTGAGGCTCCGTCGGCGTTTGCTGGCCTTCCTGCTCCCCTTCGGTTTCAGATGGAATGCTCCCCTCCATTTCCTTGTATTTACAGTTCTGGCACAGAAACACGACCATGAAGCAAGAGGAAGAAACACCCATCCCCACTGGCACCAGGCCCCCAGTCAGCAGAAGGCTGATCAACAGCTGCTGCATCCCACCCCACTTAACACCGGCTTAGGCCGGGCAGCGAAGAACACTGCTCTTCGCCATTGAAGCTGTAGGGGAATTTTGGACAAAGTTACCCAAGCTACAGTTTGGTGAGGACGTTGCAGTTAACACGTGTGCACCTTCACAGAGTGTCACGGGGTCTTTAGTgctcatggggaggaggggggttaaTCTCCTGAGGAATAACGGATTCTCCATTCAGGAACAACTAAGGGCCAGTCCTGCAATCACAGCCACGTGGGCTGACCCATCACTGAAGCCGATGCGAAAGCCAGGGTCTGCCTGCAGCGATctaactgcaggatcagggccacaggaAGGGGGAGACTCCAGGCAGAGAGCCCGGGGAGCTGCCAACCTAACGAGAGAAAGCTGCTGAGGTGCCATTAACATAGTCTCCTGCAAGGGAGTGTGAATTCAGCACTGTAGCATTTACTCACCCAAGTGAGTGTCTGAGAAACTCCTGCATCCATCCCCCTGGCACACCAAACCCAGGTGGCATCTCCCAGCCCCCACAAGGCCGTGAAGGAAAGCACAGCACTTACTCTCCAGACACACagcaccacccccaccacccccccgccACAGGAAGCAGGACTGATTGGCTGGAGGCTCCCTCAGCCACAGCAAGGGTCACTGTGATGCAGGTgttggagggggaagaggcagacatgcttaggggggaggggggaattgcaGGACTCCAGAgaaatctcccctcccctcaaaataaataattattgggAATCATGCTAGTAAATCCCATTAACCAGGTGCCCTCTTTCTGCACCGCCTTCCTGCTGATTACAAGGGTGTCTGTGTAAAGAGGACTTCTCTCCTCACATTTATTTATAGGCATTCCTACGGCCCTCCTCACCACCGTCTGAGCATCTCAAATAGTAACCCTCACAATGCCCtggcgagggggtggggggtaccaTTATCCCCACTTACTGAGGggtaaaccaaggcacagagagattaagtggcttgccccAGGTCATGCAGGAGTGTGTGACGGAGCATGAAATATCATGCAGACTTCCCAAGTCCCAAGCATCAACCCCCAGGTCACCCATTCCCTCCTCCTGACTGACCCATTCACTGTTGTTGCTTACATCACAACACTTCCAGGGGGGCGTGATACAATGTTACACATGCCGGATCATGGCATCATTGAAATGGAAGTGGCTGGTTACAAAGGAGAAGGCTTCCATTTAGCCCCCCTACAGTGGCATTtccccaagggaagtggtggaagcaggACATTTTAAATTAGCCTGGGCAAAAGCATCAGGACAGGGACATGTTAGGAAACTGCTGCATTGGCAGGAACATGGACCAGCAGGCCTCAGTGCTCACCTCAGCCAGGACCCCCAATGCTACATCCACCAGCTCCGCTTCGTTCATACAATAGACAGTCACGGTCCTGAGCAGGCCAAGAGAAGatcagaagagaaaacaaaagcagGAATCAGATGGGGAACACTGTCATGGGCAGAAATGTGAATGCTGCCCCCATGGAAACACAATCAGCATAGGAAACAGCAGAGGAATGTACTCAtgaaggaattctgcaccactgcacaatgcagaatttgcacagaaattaATGGTTTGGGCACAAAATTTCCTTTTCCCCtgacagaaatgggctgcagagctgctggatgCCACTAAGGGCGTGCTGGAGCTGGCAGAGCTTGGCTCGCAAATAGAAGAcactgcagggggtgagggggagagagctGGAGGGTTCCTTGCAGCTGCAGTTCCCCGCATGTCCTGAATAGGACAGagcatgcaggaaactccatacaagcccaggacccagcatcaTGCTGTTTTTCCTTCTCGATtcctgggctctgtgggggacGGGGTGcgggtgtctgggctgggctctggggggagggagtgtgggtgtctggcccccctGCTGGGCTCTCCAGACAGGGGACAGACAAACAGAAACTGAGTTGTTGTAGGGGTTTCCTTAACTCCCTACTCCTGGAGACATTtttttgtgtctgtattgttacagacagagttgctgataggtattttgaaataaattatcaaaataattgaaactgacatgattgcatagtgttattttgacaaataaaatatgcagaattttaaaatattgtgtgcagaatttttaattttttgggatagaattcccccaggactaAGGAATGCCTGCATAGGAAGTCATTGTAATGTTTGCCTTTGTTTCTGCAAATTCCTGTTTTTCAATAGCAGGAAGTCAGAAGCTGGAGCCTGATTGTCCTCTCACACCacttttacaccagtataaatctgaTGATTTgggtggagttattcctgatgtaCATCAGCTCAGAGCAGAAATCAGAACCCTTTTGGAACATTCCTTTCTGTATATTTCAATAACCATCATAATCCCTTACACTTCTAAACACAACAGTTATCCCTGCAGGATTGCAAAGCACCGTGCTGGCTGGGGGAACAGGGCTCATGTACAAATCCAGCAGCAGGGATCGAGTACCAGGAATGCTGCACAAGAGGGAGTGTAGGGAGGGAAGTGAAGAATAACATAGCTCAGAGAGAAGGTAAATACCCAACAAGGGATTCAACCATGGCTCCAGCTTTTGTGAAGAGCGTAATAAGATCTACGCAAACAGCTCTGTGTTTTCCATCTCTCCTGAGAGACAGCAGCTCTGCCAGCACAGCGCTCCCTGCAGCTCTGACACAGCGAAGAACACCCTGACTGAGCCTCCAACCCCACTTTTGTGTGATACCCTCGCTTCTCCTTGGAGGTTTCCCAGGCAACCGGTGACCAGGCCCAATGGTGCTTTGCACATGGGAGCCAATGCAACTGCAGCCCCAGGTGGCACAGCTGCACAAAGCGCTTACCTTGCCACAGCTGGCTTCTTCGCCCTCTTGAGTCTCACTGCTGACCTAGTCTTTCTTGGCTCCACCTCCCGCACGGCCATCCATGGTGGGAGGACCCTCTTCTTTGCCTTCCACACAGCACTTTCCAtctctttgcatttaaaaaaaggaactgaCACACAGTCAAGACTCAGCCATTCACACAGTTCAGCATTCACCAATGTGCCTGATTGTCTGGTACTGTCCTATGCACAGTCCCCCCGCAAACAGAAGCATTTATTAATCCACAGCTAATGCATCAAGGAATGTGCACAGGTCCCAGTTAAtgtcttaaagggacactgccagaataaatatatatttcaaatagggctgtcgattaatcacagttaactcacatgattaactcaaaaaaattaactgcaattaaaaaaattaattgcgatcaatcgtactgttaaacaatagaatactaattgaaatttattaaatatttttgaatgttttgctacattttccaatatattgatttctattacaacacagaatacaaagtgtacgtgctcactttatattatttttattgcaaatactTGCaccgtaaaaatgataaacaaaagaaataatatatttttcaattcacctcatacaagtactgtagtgcaatctatcGTGAgagtttaacttacaaatgtagattttttgtctcataactgcactcaaaaacaaaacaatgtaaaactttagagcctacaagtccacccagtcctactttttgttcagccaattgctaagacaaacaagtttgtttacatttacgggagatactgctgcctgcttcttatttacaatgtcacctgaaagtgagaacaggcattcgcatggcacttttgtagctgatgttgcaagatatttacgtgccggatatgctaaacattcatatgccccttcatgcttcagccaccattccagaggacatacttctgtgctgatgatgctcattaaaaaaataatgcattaaatttgtgactgaactccttgggggaaaattatatttctcttgttctgttttacctgcattctgtcatatatttcatgttatagcagtctcagatgatgacccagcacatgttcgttttaagaacactttcactgcagatttgacaaaatacaaagaaggtaccaatgtgagatttctaaggatagctacagcactcgacccaaggtttaagaatctgaagtgccttccaaaatctgagaaggatgaggtgagcatgctttcagatgtcttaaaagagcaacactacaatgcagaaactacagaacccgaaccaccaaaaaagaaaatcaacttctgCCGGTGGCATcagactcagataatgaaaatgaacatgcgtcggtccgctctgctttggatcattatcaagcagaacccatcatcaacatggatgcatgtcctctgcaatggtggttgaagcatgaagggacataaaaatctttagtgcatctagcacgtaaatatcttgcgataccggctacaacagtgccatgttctcactttcaggtgacattgtaaacaagacatatgcagcattatctcctgcaaatagtaaccaaacttgtttgagcgattggctcaataggactgagtggacttgtaggctctaaagttttatattgttttatttttgaatgcaggtttttttgtacataattcgacatttgtaagttcaactttcattataaagagattgcactacagtacttgtattaagtgaattaaatataattttttttacagtgcaaatatttgtaataaaaaaataaatataaagtgagcactgtacactttgtattcagtgttgtacaggaactcctcacttaacgttgtcccggttaacgttgttatgttgctgatctaTGAGGGAACtagctcgtttaaagttgcgcaatgctcccttataacgttctttggcagctgcctgctttgtccactgcttgcaggattcTCTGGAAGAGCAGCCCCTCCTCGTGGGGATTAAAACGAGGGAAGGCCAGCAGTTTCCCCCCtcagctcccctaaattccctgtaaggtatgtggctcggcagctgcccagcagcagttcagctgtcccccacccccgccgtgctgctcctgctctaccctctgccttggagctgctctctggaccttcctgcttgctgggggaggggtgctgatatcagggtgtccccctgctcctgTTCCTGTCCCCCCCTCAAGCAGAGGACGGGGAGGGCTCAGGGACAGaaaggagggagcttgctggaagCTATTGCTTCCTGTCTGAACTGGCTGATCTGCTTAAAAAGGCAACGTACTTGAAGTGGCGTTAGCACTCTTAAAGGAGCAatgcacgtctctctctctcatgcacgcACCCCCCAGCGCTTTGGAAATAAAGCACCTGTGCAGCCATGCATGTGCTGTCAGGAGGAGGGCGTGGTGCGCTCCAGCTGGATAGCGTGGGCTCATCCTCATGTTCAGTTTTTGCAGGGAAGTGTTTGCAGCTACTGCCCTGCAtctattttcttttctccctcctgcctcagtccatgctgccttgtagagtgtgaggctacatgaGCAACAGTgcgttaacccttgagggctcagccgagggctagttcatcatttagcagcaaggcattccctgggaaatagcccaccctctgactccaccacctcaaccacgCTTCACAATCATTCATTGCTGTGAACAGTATTAAACCGTCtgtttaaaatggtttaaaacgTATATTGTATATGTAGATAATGTCTTTTGtcagagaaaaaaaatttccctggaacctaacctcccCATGGGatattggattcgcttaacatcgtttcgcatAAAAAGTCGCATTtgtcaggaacataactacaaccttaagtgaggagttactgtaattgaaatcaatatattgaaaatgtagaaaacatctaaaatatttaaataaatggtattctattattaacagtgggttaatttttttaatttcaaacaaACTTGGCTTCCCTCACCACCTAGGACTGAAAGCATTTTTAGAAGATCTGATTTACGTTTAGCCGTTGCCAGTTACTTATTGCAGTTTCCCTCATCTTGACCAGAAGAATTGGTGTTTAACTGTGCAAAAGAGCAACTAATTtctagggctctaccaaattcagggtccattttggtcaatttcatggtcagaagattttaaaaatcgtaaatgtcatggtttcagatatttaaatcagAAGCTTCATGGTGTAGGAATCacgggggtcccaacccaaatgGAGGTCGTGGCGGGGTCTCAAGGCTAttgttgggtgtgtgtggggggtgggggggtcacagtattgccaccctcactgctgtgctgctgctagcagtgacactgccttcagagctgggctcccaatgAGCAGCCATGGAGGTACCTGCAGCTTGGGGAGATTTCCGGACATGGGTCTGACCGGTCCCTGGAAGcggcccctgcaggggaagaggaagtcctgtccctcccagcTGTCCAGGTCTAGCATCTGGAGACCAGTGTACAGTaagtgcccccagccctgcccctccctcataAACTAGCTAAATTTCATGGGTGAGATccgatttcacggtctgtgatgcgtgaatttggtagggccctactaattGCTCCTCACCCCGTCACTTAACCAGACAGGTGAAGTGATGAGCCCCAGGCCATGAACCTAATCAGGATCAGAAGCTCCTAAATGCGATTTTTGCACTCAGACCACATTGCCTCCCCTCATCAGATTTTTCTGGTCCCTGGGCACTAATCAATTGTGGCTGTGATTAGGCTCACAACTCTTCCAGGAGAAGATTTATATCCTCTCCCCcgcaaaaatgttttcattcaaaATAATTTCATGAAATACTTTTGTTCACATAAGGGCTTGTTAAAGATGGATTGCTTTACAGGTGTACACATTACTACAGGGAGGAATAAACTAACCGAAACATGgcctacactggggggggggtttAAGAACCTTATGAGAACAAGGCTTTGGATTCACCTACACCAGCGTTCAGCATGTGTTCCTTATACACCCAACAGAGGATGCACCTGTGCCTGGAGTACAAACCCTCCCGCAGCAGGCTGTGCCCcaccctcttggcaaaacctccACCAAAGCCTGTTTTAAAAAGTCTGGAATTCAACAGAGCACGGAGCTGGCTCCTGCTCCCTACTTTTGTGCCTCGTTTCTGTCTCTTCACTGGGCCCCTGGTTCTGCAAGCAGGCCCCTGGGGTTCCTTGCCCTGTGGTTGTCAGGCCTGGGGATGCTGGACAGAGCAGCAGCGGGCTCAAGGAGATGTTCTGCTTGGACTCTGCTGCTACCGCCTCAGCAGTGGGTGCTACCGCCCGGCCCCCAATGAGCTCTTCACGCTGGCGGCCTCCGGGGCCTCAAACGGCAGCAGGGATACGGGCAAGGTGCATAAAAAGCTGGAATCTGGGTAACAGCTTTTGCTCGAAGCCTCGCCTGGGCTAGGGAAACGGACACCACTCCCCCCTCGTTAAAGCGCGGCTCTCACCCAGACCGGCCCGAGCTCAGCTCTAGCCTCGCGGAGCCAGGTAAGGAGCGACCTTTCCGTAACGCGGCCCGGACGAAGAGCTGCGAGGAGCGGACTGCGCCCGGAAACGTCTCACTGCGGAAAACACCCAGCAAAACCCACcagcatcagagagagagagactcggGGGCTGGCAAATGGGCATCACCAGACAGGCTGCCTTGCCCCGTCCCTTTTGCCCCCACAGCTCTGGTGCTGGGAGACAAGCGGCTCCCTGCAGGAACTGACACAACACATCCCCGGCACGTCTCCGGACtcgccctgcctccctcccacccacccgcTTACCCCCAGGAAGGGCCTCAGGCCAGCAGCGAGCAAAGGGCTAGGCCCCCCGGCGCTCACGCCTCCTCTCGTGACGCGGAGCGCGCCCTGGGCTCCGCCTCGCCCTCTCCCCATTGGAGGGCGACTGGAAAACACGAAGGCGTAAGGGGGCGGGGCAATCGCAACGCCCCGCCCCCCGGGAAATGGGGCGGTGGCGGCAGCAGATCGCCCCTGCCCCGCCGcgctctgtggggagagggggcctccAGCCTCGTGCCCTAGCCCGGGACCGAGCGGAGCAGACCCCGCCCCTCCCGCTCTGGGGCTAGCGCTGCGCCCGGGTGGCGAGGGTGCCCCAGCCACCCGCCAGGCGCGGGAAGGGCTTCTCCAGCCCTGAGGGCTGGCTGTGTTCTGGTTTAGGCTGGGCCCTCTCCACGGCCCAGGCTGCTGCCGAGAGACGCTTTCCTGacgtgaaaagaacaggaggacttgtggcactttatttcagcagaagctttcgtgaggtaccgctcgcttcatcggatgcacactgtggagagattttatgtacacggagaacatgaaacaatgggctgtagctcacgaaagctcatgctcagataaattggttagtctctaaggtgccacaagtactccttttctttttgcggatacagactaagagggctgctactctgaaacctgtcattatgcaagagaGTGATGCGtgcacactcccccccccccccccatggaaacAAAACTGCGTGGGCTGGTTCTCACTGTAATTAAACGAGAAGCGTTGACCACGTCCCTTTATCCCCAGGGGAGGCCCTGAGGCAGTAGGCTCAGTAACTCGGCACAACCCACTTGATTCTGCTGGGAAAGGGTTaatgggtgtggggtggggcaggcaaacaTGGGCAGCCGCCTCTTGCAAGAGCTCTAGAGCCCAGTTAAAAGAAGTGGAAATTGCATTCTTTGAACTCCAAAAGGGCCCGGAGTCATTTCTGTAGggatctgtcataaatataaagggaagggtaaacccctttaaaatccctcctggccagggaaaagctcctctcacctgtaaagggttaagaagctaaaggtaacctcgctggcacctgaccaaaatgaccaatgaggagacaagatactttcaaaagctgggaggagggagagaaacaaagggtctgtgggtctgtctgtgtgctggtttctgcaggggatagaccaggaatggagtcttagaacttttagtaagtaatctagctaggcatgtgttagattatgatttctttaaatggctgagaaaagaactgtgctgaatagaataactatttctgtctgtgtatcttttttgtaacttaaggttttgcctagaggggttctctatgttttgaatctaattaccctgtcaggtatctaccatcctgattttacaggggggatttcttcatttctatttacttctatttttattaaaagtcttcttttaagaaaactgaatgctttttcattgttctcagatccaagggtttgggtctgtggtcacctatgcaaattggtgaggctttttatccaacatttcccaggaaaggcggggggggtgcaagtgttaggaggattgttcattgttcttaagatccaagggtctgggtctgtagtcacctaggcaaattggtgaggctttttaccaaaccttgtccaggaaggggggtgcaaggttttgggaagtattttggggggaaagacgcgtccaaacagctcttccccagtaaccagtattagtttggtggtggtagcggccaatccaaggacaaagggtggaatattttgtaccttggggaagttttgacctaagctggtaaagataagcttaggaggtttttcatgcaggtccccacatctgtaccctagagttcagagtgggggaggaaccttgacaggatcTGATGATTGCGGCCCTTTTAGACGAGGGGTGAGGCAATGCGCCTCTCTCATGTAcaatggccaaactggacagtctctacaccaaagaataaatggatacaaatcagacatcaagaattgtaacattcaaaaaccagtagagcATTTCAATCTCCCTTGTCACTCAATAACAGagttaaaagtggcaattcttcaaccaaaaaaaattttaaaaaaattcagtgagaaacagctgaactggaattaatttacaaactggacaccatcaaattaggccagaataaagactgggagtggctaggtcactacaaaaagtaattttccctctgttgatactcacaccttcttgtcaactgttgagaataggccacttccaccttgattgaattggcctcattagcactgaccgtCCGTCCCCcccacttgataaggcaactcccatcttttcatgtgctgtaatatatatactgcttcctgtatttttcactccatgcatctgatgaagtgatcttagctcacgaaagcttatgaccaaataaatgtgttagtctctaaggtgccacaaggactccttgttgtagttgttgtttttaaagtgacACTTCTGGTCCTTCCCCTTTTCCAGCTAGGAAACAGCACGGTCCCCCCCACACCCGACAAGGGAATTCGGTTATCTCCCTATCGCAAAATCTGGATCTTCCTGGAAGTCAGCACAGCCTGGAACTGTTTGTTAGTTTGGgttccctctgctggcagacTGCACAGCAGCAGTGTTAATGTTAAGTCAATTATGAACTTAGTACTGTAGTGCTTTAAACTTGTGATTACAGGGTGGGGATTTTAGACTATACAGATGCCAGAATGACTTCTCCTTCTGCCAAGAGTGAAGCAGTTTTTAAAAGGGTCCCAT
The nucleotide sequence above comes from Caretta caretta isolate rCarCar2 chromosome 1, rCarCar1.hap1, whole genome shotgun sequence. Encoded proteins:
- the CYREN gene encoding cell cycle regulator of non-homologous end joining isoform X3 — translated: MESAVWKAKKRVLPPWMAVREVEPRKTRSAVRLKRAKKPAVARTVTVYCMNEAELVDVALGVLAENCKYKEMEGSIPSETEGEQEGQQTPTEPQWSPASSGGASMPRPGPESHAQPDALGCASRTDMEDDKDDALKYVREIFFS
- the CYREN gene encoding cell cycle regulator of non-homologous end joining isoform X2 encodes the protein MPICQPPSLSLSDAEMESAVWKAKKRVLPPWMAVREVEPRKTRSAVRLKRAKKPAVARTVTVYCMNEAELVDVALGVLAENCKYKEMEGSIPSETEGEQEGQQTPTEPQWSPASSGGASMPRPGPESHAQPDALGCASRTDMEDDKDDALKYVREIFFS
- the CYREN gene encoding cell cycle regulator of non-homologous end joining isoform X1, producing MPICQPPSLSLSDAVPFFKCKEMESAVWKAKKRVLPPWMAVREVEPRKTRSAVRLKRAKKPAVARTVTVYCMNEAELVDVALGVLAENCKYKEMEGSIPSETEGEQEGQQTPTEPQWSPASSGGASMPRPGPESHAQPDALGCASRTDMEDDKDDALKYVREIFFS